The Callospermophilus lateralis isolate mCalLat2 chromosome X, mCalLat2.hap1, whole genome shotgun sequence genome contains the following window.
CTGAAGACTGGAAAAATAAGATGCTAAAGGCAGGGGGGAACTTttcacatgatatgtattttctcTACTTACTGGTTACCTGgttcacaattatttctcaccatTAACTTCCTGAACCTGAAAGTTACTGTATATGCCAGTTCACGTTGAGACAATTTCGTGCCTCTCTGGGAATGGAAGGACTAAATATACAGGCAGACAATTGCCAATTCTCATGTAAAAATAAAGCTCTGTTTTAAAAGCCGAACAAACCCATGAAGCCAAACCATAGCCTCTGTAGCAAACATTCCAGGGCAAACCACAGTCTCTGTAACACTTAGGGCTTGATTAATAACtgtcattttcctaatttctgtCTTCAATAGGAGAAAGCCAAGTATGTTCCCCCTAACCAAggaggttccatttcaagttaagATGTTCCATTGCAAGTTAGCCTAACTTCAGCTTCCCTCAGCCAACAGCCTTCAACCAAAGCATACATAAAATACTCCCTCTGATTTCTACCTAGTTTTCCCATTCCTCTATCTTTGTGTTTCTGCAAAATATAAATGAGGTGGCTGATTTTGCTACAGCAAGCTCTGAATAAATAGGCTTTAATTACTCTCATTTGAGTAGTCTTGTATTTCCAAAGCAGGCAAAGGAAATCTGAGCATGCTTTCTCAGTCATAATAGAGGTGTAGGGCTCTGTGAGGTTGGCTTTAGTTCCATTATCCTGGATTCTCATTAGGCACTGCCATTTTGCAGTTGTTTTGCAATGAGAGGCTGCCAGAGTTCTCTTGCTAGACTTTGGAAATAAGAGGTAGCAGTCCTTTCTGTTCCTGGTTTACCAACAAATAGCTTGCATTTTAAAGGAATCAATTCTCCCATCACACTGGAAGTTTTCACCTTAAGAAGGGCTAACCTGTAGAATTTTTTAGGAAACCTCACTACCAACTCATTTTATTGTTGCTTTCCCTCCTTTCAGATCCTCTTATCCCCTATCTAGTAAGTGCCTCATATTTACTTTCTGTAATAGGTTCAAATTCTGATGTGATCGCTTATTAACTATGAATCTTGTGCAAATCACTAATTAGAAACTCATTTTCCTCGTCCACAGAATGGAAATTATAATAAATTGTAACCATTCCATAacattgtgaagattaaatgaggttAACTCACACAAACATCTTAGAATAGTGCCTTTCACATAGTGAATGTTCAAGAAGAGTTAGCTATTGCTACTTTGAAGGGAGTCTATAGTTCTGTTACTAGTGCTCTGATAGAGTAGGTAATGGGTAACATCTgtgtcataaagaaaaatgtagtTATATTCTATTAGGGAGGAAGACATCATAGGGGAATTGTATGTGAAAGATCAGTAATTACTTGTCAAGCAGATGGGAGGAGGATGCAAGGAATATGTGGATAAAAGGTAAGAAAATGCACAACTGATGATTTATAGAGTTTAGTAGGGTTAACTGGGGAGAGTTGTTGTAACTGAGAGCTGGGATAGAATGGTCTATATATGCCTCTTTGAAAGAACAAATATGGAGTTTAGATTTTACCCTTTAAATCAGCAATTCTCAAAATTATGGTACTTGAGTGTCACCCTGAAGCTGttaatttgaaattcaaatatatTTGCTCCAGCTTTAAAAATCTGTGGAAAAattcaggaatataaatatttaataagcaCTCTAGATGATTGTGAGGAATGTGGTTTTCCTACACCACAGAGTGATAAACTTCGTGTTGCAGGCTGTGTAGACTCGTTTAAGCTTATGTTTTAGAAACATCATTCTAATGCTACTTATTTGCCCACTAAAATTACTAAGGGTGGTATCTagatattatattttttattaggtGATTCCAATTTTTAGCCAAAAATAGCAGTACAATTGTAGCAGTAGTGTGGAAGGCAGATATTTTAATAACAAAACTGGAAATAAGAGTTAATTAAGATATCATTAAAAGAATATGGGCAAGAGtaataaagatatgaaaaaaaacaATGGCTAGACAGCTGGAAAACTGGAAggtaaatgaaatattaataccAGTTCACCTAAGGGTTGATGGAGTGAGGGCATGAGTAATATTAAGGATGACATTTAAGTTTCTCAGTTGGATCTTGAGTGGGATTGGTTTGCCTGTCAACAAGAGAAGAACTACTTGAGGAGAAAAAGTTTGCAAAAAAAATCTGCCATTTTATAGCAGAGGTGGGGGCAAAGGGGAGGTGACCTAAAATTGTTTTTAGTACTGGTACCAGATTTTAGTGTGTAAAAAATTCATCTGCTAGGAATGCTggtacaagcctataatcccagtgaaccAGTAGGCTAAAGCAGAAAAATTACAAGTTGGaggacagcctcagaaacttagcaagatcttgcctaaaaatgaatacatataaataaaaatatctgtgaatatagctctgtgaaaaaaaaaactcccctgtcttcaatccccagtataaaaataaTCACTTGAAGATATTTTTAATTACGTAAATTCCTACTTCCTCTATCTTCTTTTTAGGAAGACTTGGAATATTATTTgatgcttttttttcctttttccttttttaaaaatcacatcagTACAGTCTATAATCCTTTGCTAATTGTActgataaacatttttaaaataaagttgaaaGCCAATTGAAAATTGTACTAAAATCTACTTCATGCTTATAAATGGATAACTACTAGTGACCTTTAAAATTTGATGGTAATagatacttatttttttctttttttaaaaatattttttagttgtcaatggacctttattttatttatttatatgtggtgctgaggatcgaacccagagcctcacacatgctaagaaagtgctctaccactgagccacacccccagctcaattttttttatagttaaataaaatgttcacagagtaacaaagaaattatttaatgCACCCTTGAAATGGAACCAGTCCATGTATTAAAGTGATTAATTAAACAGATCTATGAAGTATATGTAGAACCCTCTTAGTAAACATCTCAGCATAACTGCCCTTTCATTCCATCTTCAGGAATTTCAGAATCTCTTTGTTTTCCTTTGCCTTGTGGAACATTTCAAAAtcctaaaaccaaaacaaaacaaaaataaaattaacttgtAACATCAGTGATAATAATTCTCAATTATGACCCCATTAAACTCAAGTGTCCACGTTAAGTCTGCCTAGGCTTTGCAAACCTCTGCTAGATGAAAAATTTCTCCAGAATACGACTTTTTAGTTAGATGAAAAATTTCTCCAGAATACGACTTATTTCATATTATGATGTATGATGAAAAATACTGATATAATTATCTTCAAACAAGCTTcatgatatattttcttttcttgttttcttttggaaGTACTAGTGATTGAATCCAGGTGTGCTTAGCAACTGACCAACAGCCCcaactcttttttaaattttgagacaaggtctcactaaattactaagGGCCTCACCACGGTACTGACACTGGCCTCAAAACtgtgattctcctgactcagcctcctgagtcgctgggattacaggtgtacgccaCCCGCCcagatgttattttatttttatttcttgatgattaccattctgactggagtgagataaatctcagtgttgttttttttaaatatttatttgtttagatttaggtggacacaatattttatttttatattgtgctaaggattgaacccagtgccttatgcatggtaggcaagcactctacctctgagccacaacccagccctcagTGTTGTTTTGATATGCATTTTCCCTTATTGCTAATAATGTTGAACAATTTTCATATATGTGTTAGTCATTTGCTGCAATTAtcggcatgtgctaccatgcccagctatattttccttttgtaataatcttttcttcataaaataaaaattgccttGCTTTCAGGAACTTAATTAAATTATTCTATAGCTGGGGAAATCTAACCCTCTTACCCTGTACATACACATTTTCTCTTGTATATGACTTTAAGATATGAaatgaaaatagaataaaaatggatATTCACTCTTACTCCACAATAGTCTTGGCCATTGAATATTTGAGGTGGTAGAGCCTTAGGTGTGGAAACCTTCATCCTCATTTCTTGAAGTACTTTTAAACTGATAGAAATATCTATTAATTCATACTGTACTTTGTAAGCATCTAAAATTCTGATAACTTCTTCTTGTCTCTGCTTTACCTAGATAGAAATATAGAAAGAAAGATGTTAATAAGTTGAATCAATTGGTCCCaatattttttccccttccttGTCCATTATGTTATAGAACAGGAATAGCTAATTAATGGTACAAAgcctgattgtgaaacaaattagggattcttgtaaatattttgaa
Protein-coding sequences here:
- the LOC143639277 gene encoding SH3 domain-binding glutamic acid-rich-like protein 3 isoform X2, encoding MNSIKVYYTSVSGSREVKQRQEEVIRILDAYKVQYELIDISISLKVLQEMRMKVSTPKALPPQIFNGQDYCGDFEMFHKAKENKEILKFLKME
- the LOC143639277 gene encoding SH3 domain-binding glutamic acid-rich-like protein 3 isoform X1, with the protein product MNSIKVYYTSVSGSREVKQRQEEVIRILDAYKVQYELIDISISLKVLQEMRMKVSTPKALPPQIFNGQDYCGVRDFEMFHKAKENKEILKFLKME